The Streptomyces sp. Je 1-332 genome has a window encoding:
- a CDS encoding DUF2786 domain-containing protein yields MDDPATEATAATTAREVVDKAFAAALYVDGDEGLDTGASLLAATPDADAELWRRGEELVRRAWERGWQPADVIRMVGRAQGEGALAQGAGAGAGAGAGAADRTHLTRLAAELITAETRRYGDTLPPRWNAQLAELALQDAPRLDRFSRATIILGLYRLLLRLPAIEPVGPAPGSPLHAAPPPGHEEPRILTRIRALLAKAEATGFPEEAEALTAKAQELMARHTIDEALLASRTHAKDTPGACRIGVDAPYETAKAILLDAVATANHCRAVWNEAYGFSTVVGFESDLEVVELLHTSLLVQGTAAMTKAEAGQRAGGRKRTKTFRQAFLLAYANRLGGRLAAAAESVAIESPDAGELLPVLAARDVAVTSRAERMFPATTTTRVRGVVDAEGWTEGVAAADRARMTPPGAS; encoded by the coding sequence ATGGATGATCCGGCGACCGAGGCGACAGCGGCGACAACGGCGAGAGAGGTTGTCGACAAGGCGTTCGCGGCAGCGCTCTACGTGGACGGCGACGAGGGCCTCGACACCGGCGCGTCCCTCCTCGCGGCGACCCCCGACGCCGACGCGGAGCTGTGGCGCAGGGGCGAGGAGCTGGTGCGCAGGGCGTGGGAGCGGGGGTGGCAGCCGGCGGACGTCATTCGCATGGTCGGGCGCGCGCAGGGTGAAGGCGCCCTCGCGCAAGGCGCCGGTGCCGGTGCCGGTGCCGGTGCCGGTGCCGCCGACCGTACCCACCTGACGCGGCTGGCCGCCGAGCTGATCACCGCGGAGACCAGGCGGTACGGCGACACGCTCCCGCCCCGCTGGAACGCGCAGCTGGCCGAACTCGCCCTCCAGGACGCCCCGAGGCTCGACCGTTTCTCCCGGGCGACCATCATCCTCGGCCTCTACCGACTTCTCCTGCGGCTTCCCGCGATCGAGCCCGTCGGCCCGGCCCCCGGCTCTCCGCTGCACGCGGCGCCGCCTCCCGGGCATGAGGAGCCCCGCATCCTCACCCGTATCCGCGCCCTGCTCGCGAAGGCCGAGGCCACCGGGTTCCCCGAGGAGGCCGAGGCGCTCACCGCCAAGGCGCAGGAGCTGATGGCCAGGCACACCATCGACGAGGCCCTGCTCGCGTCCCGCACCCACGCCAAGGACACTCCCGGTGCCTGCCGTATCGGCGTGGACGCCCCGTACGAGACGGCGAAGGCGATCCTGCTTGACGCGGTGGCCACCGCCAATCATTGCCGGGCGGTGTGGAACGAGGCCTACGGCTTCTCGACCGTCGTCGGCTTCGAGTCCGACCTGGAAGTGGTCGAACTCCTCCACACCTCCCTCCTCGTGCAGGGGACGGCGGCGATGACGAAGGCGGAGGCGGGGCAGCGGGCGGGCGGCCGGAAGCGTACGAAGACGTTCCGTCAGGCTTTTCTGCTGGCGTACGCGAATCGGCTCGGGGGGCGGCTGGCCGCGGCGGCGGAGAGTGTGGCGATCGAGTCCCCGGATGCGGGGGAGTTGCTGCCCGTTCTTGCCGCCCGGGATGTGGCCGTCACGTCCCGTGCCGAGCGGATGTTTCCTGCGACGACTACCACCAGGGTGCGGGGTGTGGTGGATGCGGAGGGGTGGACGGAGGGTGTGGCGGCGGCGGACAGGGCAAGGATGACGCCTCCGGGGGCGTCCTGA
- a CDS encoding ABC transporter permease encodes MMFLASLRTRWAGLIGAFVAVALGVALTAAMGLGLASTFSAPEREPVRFAGSPVVVMGQNTLTVPVKRGPDTAHVSKPLAHPHPVDIELLRELRRLGPVRVDGAKRDAVGVNAPVGEVREVVGSRARVLTGGDRRLADPEPPARDAEALVAVNSFLGTAGGVSAFVSVFVTASTFAFIVALRRREFGLLRMAGATPGQVRRMLLAEALAVGVAASGVGCALGARGAPVLADALVEAGIAPEWFGIGGAVWPYHLAFWVGVSVAFSGAWIASRRAGRVGPVEALRDASVDTGVMPWSRRIVGGALLAAGVGLLAWTLWSDPSALMKRKTYTTQPMILITAFAALTPLLVRPVLRAVRLPGAIGLLVRENSTASVRRTAAVAAPVLVTVALAGSLLGSAETTGEARAAEARERTGAELVLTGRELGSLSFETAKVDGVKVAAASAATAVFVREEGTALVRSEARAVSDPAAFATVTRLPVVAGDVRDLDDGSIVVNEEWERRRVGERVDVWLGDGRPARLRIVAVLARGTGDAGAYVTSATAGSAAAVDRVDVGLRDGADRGEVAEALRAAAGGEGGSRSGDGGLRVRSAEEWLADTHPATKPQTRLGLLMLLGIALIYTTISLAGTLLMATSVRGPELRSLRMAGATGGQVRLVVAGEALLAVGVGAVLGLTVTALNLGTLSAGLTRLSAPAGVAVPWEMVGVAAGVWGWVGVGGGGGGGVWGGAGAVRERCSYVSLRAAGSWVLRGWSVGGCGAAPVCPSSLSSGGPWATSTPERREPCSGQTYRHVPSRLAADCGRAGAGTPVTEARRDSPPQCRATPRPLAPRGLFGNWWMRGNRAGGWEGLVRSGSAAG; translated from the coding sequence ATGATGTTTCTTGCTTCCCTTCGTACCCGTTGGGCCGGGCTTATCGGCGCGTTCGTCGCCGTCGCGCTCGGCGTTGCGCTCACCGCCGCGATGGGGCTCGGGCTCGCCTCGACGTTCAGTGCGCCGGAACGGGAGCCCGTGCGGTTCGCCGGGTCTCCCGTGGTCGTCATGGGGCAGAACACCCTGACGGTCCCGGTGAAGCGCGGCCCGGACACCGCCCACGTATCGAAGCCGCTCGCTCATCCACACCCTGTGGATATCGAACTTCTGCGCGAGCTTCGACGCCTCGGTCCCGTCCGGGTGGACGGGGCGAAGAGGGACGCGGTGGGGGTGAATGCCCCGGTTGGGGAGGTGCGGGAAGTCGTCGGGTCCCGGGCGCGTGTCCTGACCGGAGGCGATCGGCGGCTCGCCGATCCGGAGCCGCCGGCGCGGGACGCGGAAGCGCTCGTGGCGGTGAACTCGTTCCTGGGGACGGCGGGCGGGGTGTCCGCGTTCGTGTCCGTTTTCGTCACCGCGTCCACCTTCGCCTTCATCGTGGCGCTAAGGCGGCGGGAGTTCGGGCTGCTGAGGATGGCCGGAGCGACGCCGGGGCAGGTGCGCAGGATGCTGCTCGCGGAGGCGCTCGCGGTGGGTGTCGCGGCCTCCGGGGTGGGGTGCGCGCTGGGCGCCCGGGGCGCGCCGGTGCTTGCCGATGCCTTGGTGGAGGCCGGGATCGCTCCCGAGTGGTTCGGGATCGGCGGGGCGGTCTGGCCGTACCATCTCGCGTTCTGGGTCGGGGTGTCGGTGGCCTTCTCGGGGGCGTGGATCGCCTCGCGGCGGGCGGGGCGCGTGGGTCCCGTCGAGGCGCTGCGGGACGCGTCCGTCGATACGGGCGTCATGCCGTGGAGCCGCCGGATCGTCGGAGGTGCCCTGCTTGCGGCGGGGGTCGGGCTGCTGGCGTGGACGCTGTGGAGCGATCCGTCGGCGCTGATGAAGCGGAAGACGTACACGACCCAGCCGATGATCCTGATCACCGCGTTCGCCGCGCTGACTCCCCTTCTCGTACGTCCCGTCCTGCGCGCCGTCCGGCTTCCCGGCGCGATCGGGCTCCTGGTCCGCGAGAACTCCACCGCGTCCGTGCGGCGCACCGCGGCCGTGGCCGCGCCGGTTCTGGTGACGGTGGCTCTCGCGGGATCGCTGCTGGGCTCTGCGGAGACGACGGGCGAGGCGAGGGCCGCGGAGGCGCGGGAGCGTACGGGTGCCGAACTGGTGCTGACCGGGCGGGAGTTGGGCTCGCTTTCGTTTGAGACAGCGAAGGTGGACGGGGTGAAGGTGGCGGCGGCGTCGGCGGCCACGGCCGTGTTCGTACGGGAGGAAGGTACGGCGCTGGTCCGCTCGGAGGCGCGGGCGGTGAGCGATCCGGCGGCGTTCGCCACGGTGACACGGCTTCCGGTGGTGGCGGGGGACGTACGCGATCTCGACGACGGGTCGATCGTCGTCAACGAGGAGTGGGAGCGGCGGCGGGTCGGCGAGCGGGTGGATGTCTGGCTCGGGGACGGCAGGCCCGCGCGGCTGCGGATCGTCGCGGTGCTCGCGCGGGGGACAGGGGATGCCGGGGCGTACGTCACGTCCGCGACCGCCGGGAGCGCCGCCGCGGTGGACCGCGTTGACGTGGGGCTGCGGGACGGGGCGGACCGGGGTGAGGTGGCGGAGGCGCTGCGGGCGGCTGCTGGCGGGGAGGGGGGCAGCCGGAGCGGTGACGGAGGCTTGCGGGTGAGGTCGGCGGAGGAGTGGCTCGCGGACACGCATCCGGCGACGAAGCCGCAGACGCGGCTGGGGCTGTTGATGCTGCTGGGTATCGCGTTGATCTACACGACGATCTCCCTCGCGGGAACGCTGCTGATGGCGACTTCAGTACGGGGCCCTGAGCTGCGCTCGCTGCGGATGGCCGGGGCTACGGGGGGCCAGGTCCGGCTGGTGGTGGCCGGGGAGGCGCTGCTGGCGGTGGGGGTCGGCGCGGTACTGGGCCTGACGGTGACCGCACTGAACCTGGGCACACTGAGCGCGGGCCTGACCCGCCTGTCGGCGCCGGCGGGGGTGGCTGTGCCTTGGGAGATGGTGGGGGTGGCTGCGGGGGTCTGGGGGTGGGTGGGGGTGGGGGGGGGGGGGGGGGGTGGGGTGTGGGGTGGGGCCGGGGCGGTGCGGGAACGTTGCTCTTACGTCTCGCTGCGGGCTGCGGGTTCGTGGGTTCTGCGGGGTTGGTCCGTGGGTGGGTGCGGGGCCGCGCCGGTATGTCCGTCCTCGCTATCGTCCGGTGGCCCCTGGGCTACTTCGACTCCGGAGCGCCGCGAACCGTGCTCCGGGCAGACATACCGGCACGTCCCCTCGCGTCTCGCAGCCGACTGCGGGCGCGCGGGGGCTGGGACGCCCGTGACTGAGGCCCGCCGCGACTCTCCGCCGCAGTGCCGTGCCACGCCCCGCCCGCTGGCACCGCGGGGCCTGTTCGGGAACTGGTGGATGCGGGGCAATCGGGCGGGTGGGTGGGAAGGGCTTGTTCGCTCAGGAAGCGCTGCGGGGTGA
- a CDS encoding ABC transporter ATP-binding protein, which produces MTSTAVRLTAVRRLHRDVTALDGVDLAIRAGTFTAIMGPSGSGKSTLLQCAAGLDRPTSGTVEVGGTELTGLSERRLTLLRRDRIGFVFQSFNLLPSLTAAQNVALPLRLAGRRPSRTEVGDALGRVGLADRARHRPGELSGGQQQRVALARALVTRPAVLFGDEPTGALDTTTSREVLSLLRELVDGEGQTTVMVTHDPVAASYADRVVFLVDGRVTDEVLAPDAGEVARRMAGLEAGRRGAGPGELVPGGPVPGGPAPGAPASGALTSACGEVAGR; this is translated from the coding sequence ATGACCTCAACTGCCGTACGGCTCACCGCCGTCCGCCGTCTCCACCGTGACGTGACCGCCCTCGACGGCGTCGACCTCGCGATACGTGCCGGCACCTTCACCGCGATCATGGGGCCCTCCGGCTCCGGCAAGTCGACACTGCTGCAGTGCGCCGCGGGGCTCGACCGGCCGACGTCCGGCACGGTCGAGGTGGGCGGCACGGAGCTGACGGGGCTGAGCGAGCGGCGGCTGACCCTGCTGCGGAGGGACCGCATCGGCTTCGTCTTCCAGTCCTTCAACCTCCTTCCGTCCCTGACCGCCGCCCAGAACGTCGCCCTGCCGCTGCGCCTCGCGGGCCGCAGACCCTCGCGTACGGAGGTGGGGGACGCCCTGGGCCGCGTAGGCCTCGCCGACCGCGCCCGGCACCGGCCGGGAGAACTCTCGGGCGGTCAGCAGCAGCGGGTGGCGTTGGCACGGGCACTTGTCACGCGCCCCGCGGTGCTGTTCGGCGACGAGCCGACCGGCGCCCTGGACACCACGACCAGCCGTGAAGTGCTGTCGCTCCTGCGGGAGTTGGTGGACGGGGAAGGCCAGACGACGGTGATGGTCACGCACGATCCCGTGGCGGCGTCGTACGCGGACCGGGTGGTGTTCCTGGTGGACGGCCGGGTGACGGATGAGGTGCTCGCGCCGGACGCGGGTGAGGTGGCACGCCGGATGGCGGGGCTTGAGGCGGGACGCCGGGGGGCGGGGCCGGGTGAGCTGGTTCCGGGTGGGCCGGTTCCGGGTGGGCCGGCTCCGGGTGCGCCGGCCTCCGGAGCGTTGACCTCCGCTTGTGGAGAGGTGGCCGGGCGATGA